The Metabacillus schmidteae nucleotide sequence AACAAGCACTTGGATTACCTCACGAGAAGTGACGATAACCATCGGTGATCATCGTTTTGCAAAATAATTATGATGCTAAAGGAGTACCTTATAAGGTGCTCCTTTTTTATTTCTAAAAACCTCATTTGCATAAATATAACAAAAGTTGGAAACCTAAGAAAAACGACTTAAATGGAGCGTGCAAAGTGGATAAATGAGCAAAAAAACGTCGGAAAATAACATAGTGCAGGAGTCAATTGTACAAGTTGTCAATAAAATGAAAACGTCTTCTGATTTTATTCAATATTGTGATAAGAATAACAATGTACAATACTGGTTCTCGTATTTTCGTACATTAGTTGATACGGAGACTCTTCAAAAGAAGGTGATGCCGGCACTAAAAAGTAATCAATGGAAATCACTTTTGGATTTGAAAAATGCGATTCCAATTGAAGAGATTCTTATAACTACGGATACAAATACGATTAAAGATAAGCTCCTTGATGGATATATTCTAGTTACGCTAACAGAATATGGTGTCCATTGTTTACTCATTAAATCAACTCTTAATAAGGCACGTGATGTTTCACTTCCGGAGGTCGAATTTAGTGTTGTAGGGCCTAAAGAGGCATTTGTAGAAGCGATTGAGTCGAATATAAATTTAATTAGAAAAAGAATTCCGGATGAGAAATTAAGAATACGTGAGCTACAGGTAGGGGACCTATCTAAGACAAAAGTAGCCATTTTATGTGTTGAAGGAATTGTTGATGAAGAAAACTTTCGTACAGTTGTACAACGAATAAATGAGATTCAATTTGATCAAATAAGCGATAGTTCGTTTATTACTCAGATGATATCGGATAATCACAATTCACCATTTCCTCAGCTTTTAGATACAGAAAGACCTGACCGGGTTGCCTCTATTCTAGCTGAAGGAAAAGTTGGTGTCATGGTGGATGGATCGCCACATGTACTAATAGGACCTACAACATTGGTTGAATTCTTTTCAGCTTTTGATGATTATTTTTACAATTGGGTAAATGCGTCATTTATACGAATGGTTAGGTTATTTGCAGTTGCATTTTCTATTTTAATTACACCTATCTATGTTGCAGCTTTATCGTATCATTATGAATTAATACCTAATGACTTATTAAATACCCTTATTTCATCTCGACGAGAGGTTCCATTACCTCCATTACTTGAGGCTCTTTTTTTAGAATTAACTATTGAATTATTACGTGAAGCAGGAGCCAGACTTCCGACAAAGGTTGGTCAAACGATTGGTATCGTTGGAGGGATTGTAATCGGTACTGCCTCCGTAGAAGCAGGGTTAACAAGTAATATTTTACTTATTATTGTGGCCTTATCAGCACTTGCATCGTTTACGACCCCAATTTATGCAATGGGCAACACGATTCGAATGCTAAGATTCCCGTTTCTGTTGTTTGCTGAGTGGTTAGGATTATTAGGGATAGTACTATGTTTTTGTTTTTTAATGACACACTTGTTGAGGCTAACTTCACTGGGAAGACCTTTTTTAGAACCAATCTATCCACCTAGAACAGCTGATATGAAAGATTCATTAATTCGTTTACCATTTTCATTAATGTCAAAACGACCTCAACAATTGCGGCCTGAAAAGCCAATTCGATTTTCAGCTAAAAAAGCAAGAAAAAACAAAGACATTGATGAATAAGTGAGGTGAGTACCATGATAAAAATAGCTGAACGATTTCAAGTATCTCATTTTTTAGTTTTTTACCTGATTCATTCACTACAATTTGGAGTTGGTGTATTAGGTTTTCAAAGAATTGTAGCTGAAAAAACAGGGAGAGATGCTTGGATTAGTGTTATTTTAGCTGGTATCTTGGTACACATTTCGGTTTGGATGCTATATAGAATTTTAAGAAACTCTGGAGGAAACGTGATCACAGTTCACCGAAATCTTTTTGGTAAATGGATCGGGGGATTGTTGAGTGTTGCTATAG carries:
- a CDS encoding spore germination protein → MSKKTSENNIVQESIVQVVNKMKTSSDFIQYCDKNNNVQYWFSYFRTLVDTETLQKKVMPALKSNQWKSLLDLKNAIPIEEILITTDTNTIKDKLLDGYILVTLTEYGVHCLLIKSTLNKARDVSLPEVEFSVVGPKEAFVEAIESNINLIRKRIPDEKLRIRELQVGDLSKTKVAILCVEGIVDEENFRTVVQRINEIQFDQISDSSFITQMISDNHNSPFPQLLDTERPDRVASILAEGKVGVMVDGSPHVLIGPTTLVEFFSAFDDYFYNWVNASFIRMVRLFAVAFSILITPIYVAALSYHYELIPNDLLNTLISSRREVPLPPLLEALFLELTIELLREAGARLPTKVGQTIGIVGGIVIGTASVEAGLTSNILLIIVALSALASFTTPIYAMGNTIRMLRFPFLLFAEWLGLLGIVLCFCFLMTHLLRLTSLGRPFLEPIYPPRTADMKDSLIRLPFSLMSKRPQQLRPEKPIRFSAKKARKNKDIDE